A single region of the Chryseobacterium sp. 6424 genome encodes:
- a CDS encoding IS3 family transposase — MDRQVYYRYFKRRAKRQQNAQQVVDWVAELRMIHPKMGGKKLYFLLKEKLESLKIGRDKFFDILRANHLLIIPKRSYHKTTNSYHRFKKHKNLIKDYQYKKPNNVWVSDITYLGNRENPAYLSLITDAYSKKIVGFDVSDSLATASCLNALKMALKTENTKNLIHHSDRGLQYCSDDYQKLLKKHKIRCSMTQESDPYENAIAERINGILKQEYDIDKFNVDLNTRKILVKQTVEVYNKLRPHLSNHYLTPMQMHQQQELIPKSYKKKNSTNTNICTV; from the coding sequence GTGGACCGGCAGGTTTATTATCGTTATTTTAAACGAAGAGCAAAGCGACAACAAAATGCACAGCAGGTTGTGGATTGGGTAGCAGAGCTGCGAATGATTCATCCCAAGATGGGTGGAAAGAAGTTGTATTTTCTTTTGAAAGAGAAGCTTGAAAGCTTAAAAATTGGCAGAGACAAATTCTTTGACATCTTAAGGGCTAACCATTTGTTAATCATCCCCAAAAGAAGCTATCACAAAACAACCAATTCGTATCATCGTTTTAAAAAACATAAAAATTTGATTAAAGATTATCAATACAAAAAGCCCAATAATGTTTGGGTATCAGACATAACTTACTTGGGAAACAGAGAAAACCCTGCCTATTTAAGTTTAATAACCGATGCTTATTCTAAGAAAATAGTAGGCTTTGATGTGTCAGATTCCTTGGCAACGGCATCTTGTCTAAATGCTTTAAAAATGGCACTGAAAACTGAAAACACAAAGAACCTTATCCATCACTCGGATAGAGGGTTACAGTATTGTTCAGATGATTATCAAAAGCTATTGAAAAAGCATAAAATACGTTGTAGCATGACACAAGAATCCGATCCTTATGAGAATGCCATAGCCGAAAGAATTAATGGAATTTTAAAACAGGAATATGATATTGATAAATTTAATGTAGATTTGAATACAAGAAAGATTTTGGTCAAACAAACCGTAGAGGTTTATAATAAGTTAAGACCGCATTTGTCAAATCATTATTTAACACCGATGCAAATGCATCAACAACAGGAATTAATACCAAAATCTTACAAAAAGAAAAACAGTACAAATACGAATATCTGTACTGTTTAA
- the cas2 gene encoding CRISPR-associated endonuclease Cas2 — protein MYVILVYDMGEKRVGKMLKLCRKYLNWIQNSVFEGEITEVKLKELQHLAKQIMNMEEDSLIIFKSRNERWLEKEITGKEPNKLDTFL, from the coding sequence ATGTACGTGATATTGGTATATGATATGGGCGAAAAACGCGTGGGTAAAATGCTGAAACTATGTCGCAAATATCTGAATTGGATACAGAACTCTGTCTTCGAGGGCGAAATTACGGAGGTGAAATTAAAGGAACTTCAGCATCTTGCCAAACAAATTATGAATATGGAGGAAGACAGCTTAATCATTTTTAAGAGTAGAAATGAGCGATGGCTGGAGAAAGAAATTACGGGTAAAGAACCGAACAAATTGGATACTTTTCTTTAA
- the cas1b gene encoding type I-B CRISPR-associated endonuclease Cas1b, with protein sequence MKKTYYLFNPGRLSRKDNTLKFVPVDENGVEGTPKYIPVEGVSDLYCFGALDANSALYNFLGKQQIGVHFFDYYEHYTGSFLPKEYLLAGKMQIEQTKHYLSKTKRLAIARKFVEGAAFNIVKNLRYYQSRGKDLQAHIDTVASFAASIAQTSEIDQLMGVEGNIRQVYYDAFDLILNDFAMNGRSKQPPKNEVNALVSFGNMMCYSLCLGQIYHTQLNPTISFLHEPGYRRYSLALDLAEIFKPILVDRVIFKVLNKKEIQAKDFDVQVNSVVLKDAARKIFVRAFEERLNETIKHRALGRNVSYKHLVKLECYKLTKHMLNMEEYKPFKAWW encoded by the coding sequence ATGAAAAAAACCTATTACCTCTTCAATCCCGGGCGCTTGAGCCGCAAAGACAATACCTTGAAATTCGTGCCCGTAGATGAAAATGGCGTGGAAGGCACACCGAAATATATCCCGGTAGAAGGCGTGTCAGATTTATATTGCTTTGGAGCTTTGGATGCCAATTCGGCACTCTATAATTTTCTGGGAAAACAACAGATCGGCGTTCATTTTTTTGATTATTATGAACATTATACCGGAAGCTTTCTGCCTAAAGAATATCTGTTGGCGGGCAAAATGCAGATTGAGCAGACCAAACATTATCTCTCAAAAACCAAGCGCCTGGCCATCGCGCGCAAGTTTGTGGAAGGTGCGGCTTTTAATATTGTTAAAAATCTCAGATATTACCAGTCCCGCGGCAAAGATCTGCAGGCGCATATTGATACAGTTGCCAGTTTTGCGGCTTCTATTGCACAGACCAGTGAAATTGATCAGTTGATGGGAGTTGAAGGCAATATCAGGCAAGTTTATTATGATGCTTTTGATTTAATCCTCAATGATTTTGCCATGAATGGGCGCAGCAAGCAACCTCCCAAAAATGAGGTGAACGCGCTGGTATCTTTCGGGAATATGATGTGCTACTCCCTGTGTTTAGGCCAGATCTATCATACACAGCTAAATCCGACCATCAGTTTTCTTCATGAACCGGGTTACCGCCGATATTCGCTGGCATTGGATTTGGCCGAAATCTTTAAACCGATCTTGGTGGATCGTGTCATATTTAAAGTTTTGAATAAAAAGGAGATACAGGCCAAGGACTTTGATGTGCAGGTGAATAGTGTGGTCCTGAAAGACGCAGCCCGTAAAATATTTGTCCGTGCATTTGAAGAGCGCCTCAACGAAACCATCAAGCACCGCGCGCTGGGTCGCAACGTAAGCTATAAACACTTGGTTAAACTTGAATGTTATAAACTTACCAAGCATATGCTGAACATGGAAGAATACAAACCTTTTAAAGCATGGTGGTAG
- a CDS encoding transposase encodes MSLFKNKYRIESARWRNWDYTSAGAYFITICTQNRLHYFGKIENAEVKLSEAGEIASQFWLEIPEHFSHAQVGEFVIMPDHMHGILILDSSATVPPLQCSGGTDHFDNAQTLQCNSCTDHFDNAQTLQCNEGTDHFDNAQTLQCNEGTDHFDNAQTLQCNVSGSGGGGGGGGAGTKNQFMADISPKPGSVSTIIRSYKSACTKQINMMLPTLNFGWQSRFHDHVIRNQQEHFRIAQYIINNPKNLKHGERK; translated from the coding sequence ATGTCCTTATTCAAAAACAAATATCGTATTGAATCTGCACGGTGGAGAAACTGGGATTATACCAGCGCAGGAGCCTATTTCATAACCATATGTACTCAGAACAGGCTACATTATTTCGGGAAAATCGAAAATGCTGAAGTAAAATTATCTGAGGCGGGTGAAATTGCTTCGCAATTTTGGCTCGAAATTCCAGAACATTTTTCTCATGCACAGGTGGGTGAATTTGTAATTATGCCGGATCATATGCACGGAATACTGATTTTGGATTCTTCTGCTACTGTACCGCCGTTGCAGTGCAGCGGCGGTACAGATCATTTTGATAATGCACAGACGTTGCAATGCAATAGCTGTACAGATCATTTTGATAATGCACAGACGTTGCAATGCAATGAGGGTACAGATCATTTTGATAACGCACAGACGTTGCAATGCAATGAGGGTACAGATCATTTTGATAACGCACAGACGTTGCAATGCAACGTCTCTGGCAGTGGCGGTGGTGGCGGTGGCGGTGGCGCGGGCACAAAAAATCAATTCATGGCGGATATTTCACCCAAACCGGGATCGGTATCTACAATCATCCGATCATACAAATCTGCGTGCACCAAACAGATTAATATGATGCTGCCCACACTAAATTTCGGCTGGCAATCTCGTTTTCACGATCATGTTATCCGAAACCAGCAGGAGCATTTCCGGATTGCCCAATATATTATCAACAATCCAAAAAACTTGAAGCACGGCGAACGCAAATGA
- a CDS encoding CRISPR-associated protein Cas4, giving the protein MHLTGTHIAYLHTCHRKLWLFANGIQMEHNSEIVAEGKLIAETTYLDRARKYTELAIDGIKIDFYDAKNKVVHEVKKSDKVEHAHKAQVIYYLYVLHKNGISDASAILEYPKLKLRDTIVWNPDFINQVNSWVEKALYIINSKECPPLVPKSICKKCSYYELCYIDE; this is encoded by the coding sequence ATGCACCTCACCGGCACACACATAGCCTACCTCCACACCTGTCATAGAAAACTATGGCTGTTTGCCAATGGTATACAAATGGAGCATAACTCTGAAATAGTGGCGGAGGGAAAGCTGATTGCCGAAACTACTTACCTGGACAGGGCCAGAAAGTACACAGAACTGGCTATAGACGGAATCAAAATAGACTTTTATGATGCTAAAAACAAGGTAGTCCATGAAGTGAAAAAATCCGACAAAGTAGAACATGCGCACAAGGCACAGGTCATTTACTATTTATATGTACTTCATAAGAATGGAATATCTGACGCCTCTGCGATTCTGGAATACCCCAAACTTAAACTGAGAGATACGATTGTCTGGAACCCGGATTTTATAAATCAGGTAAACTCGTGGGTGGAAAAAGCTTTATACATTATTAACTCTAAAGAATGTCCGCCTCTTGTTCCAAAAAGTATTTGTAAAAAATGCTCTTATTACGAACTCTGCTATATTGATGAATAG
- the cas3 gene encoding CRISPR-associated helicase Cas3' has product MMNKGYFDQFYAKSDGITTLEMHTRHVITAGENLLYSLPLSVEEKKYWKEKLRRVAVFHDLGKIHRDFVSRLKGAKSVDIRHELVSLLFCINFLQLEDDELFAIATHHKGIVDTHSEKRGALSPFQIGDYINHWYETDNLIFTENNIQTWLAIFEVNMQLVQQDAVKELPKNIKMYLNAKYQKKAIQSIEIRKQFSLTRALLMAADHLASARKENDIPQYKQLGIADFQPAKDGVYLPFRPFQERLQRIKTDAILHAPTGSGKTEAALNWVYANQSENSRVFYLLPYTASINAMVTRLQKHYNGEVVTALHSKTLDFFYDQISEEYSNGEKDYQKIEKEAWDKKSLSKELFYPIKVATLHQILKTSLKGKGWEFALFDYKKALFIIDEFHTYDALLTGMLLATIKLYRKLFNTKFFFLSATIPDFMLKLIIAEVYDGNNSILIRPDADQEQDRLVLDRKRHQLYCMENSTIEEEFVMIESYLNAGKSVLIIVNNVKTAQKLYNQLKFEGSVQLLHSGFNKRDRTIIERAITNDDASKRPQLLIATQAVEVSLDIDYDIGFIENAPIDALIQRFGRVNRAGKKRIYPTDKDLSLQSDTVPVYVFEKSIGKTPFYDDTVLADTWQNLLALNNCELGEDDLIQVCNKVYEKGYNEVQQRDFETGLNNSIIKDFEDDWIAGHWRDWIDDVLENKNQKIEVLCFNLIEEYETKIAERRFLEANQLLVSVFGYEPKFSKDQLFGDTRIAINLKYDSIIGYYSIDKNIDDQFDF; this is encoded by the coding sequence ATGATGAATAAAGGCTATTTTGACCAGTTTTACGCTAAGAGTGATGGCATCACAACGCTTGAAATGCATACCCGCCATGTAATTACAGCCGGAGAAAACTTACTGTATTCACTCCCTTTATCTGTAGAAGAAAAAAAGTACTGGAAAGAGAAATTGAGACGAGTTGCTGTTTTTCATGATCTGGGTAAGATTCATAGAGATTTTGTCAGCAGACTGAAAGGTGCCAAAAGTGTCGACATTCGCCACGAGTTAGTTTCGCTTTTATTTTGCATTAATTTTTTACAATTAGAAGATGATGAATTGTTTGCTATAGCTACCCATCATAAAGGTATTGTGGATACACATTCAGAAAAGAGAGGGGCTTTATCTCCTTTTCAAATTGGTGATTATATCAATCATTGGTATGAAACTGATAATTTAATTTTTACAGAAAATAACATTCAAACCTGGTTGGCGATTTTTGAAGTAAATATGCAATTGGTTCAGCAGGATGCGGTAAAGGAGTTGCCAAAAAACATCAAAATGTACTTGAATGCTAAATATCAAAAAAAGGCTATTCAAAGCATTGAGATTAGAAAGCAATTTTCATTGACAAGAGCTTTGCTAATGGCTGCTGACCATTTGGCCTCTGCAAGAAAAGAAAATGATATACCCCAATATAAGCAACTTGGTATTGCAGATTTTCAACCTGCAAAAGATGGAGTTTACTTACCTTTTCGCCCTTTTCAAGAAAGGCTGCAGAGGATTAAAACGGATGCAATTCTTCATGCTCCCACCGGCTCTGGCAAAACAGAAGCCGCCTTAAATTGGGTGTATGCAAATCAATCTGAAAATTCCAGAGTTTTTTACTTGTTGCCCTATACAGCAAGCATTAATGCAATGGTTACACGATTGCAAAAGCATTATAATGGAGAAGTTGTCACTGCTTTGCATTCAAAAACGTTAGATTTTTTCTACGATCAGATTTCCGAAGAATACAGTAATGGTGAAAAAGATTATCAAAAAATTGAAAAGGAAGCATGGGATAAAAAATCGTTATCCAAGGAATTGTTTTATCCCATCAAAGTAGCCACTCTTCATCAGATTTTAAAAACCTCTCTTAAAGGAAAAGGTTGGGAATTTGCACTTTTTGATTACAAGAAAGCTTTGTTCATCATTGATGAGTTTCATACCTATGATGCTTTATTGACCGGGATGCTTTTAGCTACTATAAAATTGTATCGAAAGCTATTCAACACTAAATTTTTCTTCTTGTCTGCCACAATTCCAGATTTTATGCTGAAACTGATTATTGCAGAAGTTTATGATGGTAATAATTCTATATTGATCAGACCTGACGCAGACCAAGAACAAGATAGACTTGTATTGGACAGAAAAAGGCACCAATTGTACTGTATGGAAAATTCTACAATTGAAGAAGAATTTGTTATGATTGAGAGTTATCTAAACGCAGGAAAGTCGGTGTTGATTATTGTAAATAATGTGAAGACAGCCCAAAAACTGTATAACCAATTAAAATTTGAAGGATCTGTTCAGCTTTTGCATAGCGGATTTAACAAGAGAGATCGAACGATTATTGAAAGAGCCATCACTAATGATGATGCCTCGAAGCGGCCACAACTGCTGATTGCGACACAAGCCGTTGAAGTAAGTTTAGATATAGATTATGATATCGGTTTTATTGAGAATGCACCGATTGATGCTTTAATTCAACGTTTTGGTAGAGTTAATAGAGCCGGTAAAAAGCGCATTTATCCAACAGATAAGGATTTGAGTCTGCAAAGCGATACTGTTCCTGTATATGTTTTTGAGAAATCAATAGGGAAAACGCCATTTTATGATGATACAGTTTTGGCAGATACTTGGCAAAATCTATTGGCTTTAAACAATTGCGAATTAGGAGAAGACGATTTAATTCAGGTTTGTAATAAAGTTTATGAAAAAGGATATAATGAAGTTCAGCAGAGAGACTTTGAAACTGGTTTAAATAATTCAATTATCAAAGATTTTGAAGACGATTGGATAGCAGGACATTGGCGTGATTGGATTGATGATGTTCTGGAAAATAAAAATCAGAAAATCGAAGTGTTATGTTTTAATCTTATAGAAGAATATGAAACAAAAATTGCCGAACGAAGATTTTTAGAAGCCAATCAACTGCTTGTGTCGGTATTTGGATATGAACCTAAGTTTTCAAAGGATCAGCTATTTGGAGATACGAGGATCGCTATTAATCTAAAGTACGATTCAATTATAGGTTATTATTCTATTGATAAAAATATTGATGATCAATTTGATTTTTGA
- the cas7i gene encoding type I-B CRISPR-associated protein Cas7/Cst2/DevR produces MANLNNITGALLIDATAAFLNGAGLGVQEDKNRVIPKTFKEKVNNRLEDVPYVSAQSWRRWLRDTSNEENGWNPSELRAVGEGSEKGTTNKISTELNPIEFPEDDLFGYMKAGAKGEESVQRTSPFKSSILKGIKNMRTINIDEAFVHLKEGTPLPYSTKFYSAHLEGFFNLEYYRLGVYDNLGSKQELSSDMVTKHTDKLNQSSLGVKFIRYELKNAAANRNLNAAGLLKGLAYLRGGAKQAAFGADVSPKVLILAGLESANPIFNNLFIGTGEKPILNTELLLELYNDYKDKLATPIYVGFRKGYLQNEEEIMEELKEGFVLASPVDIVNQFNKKYLTNG; encoded by the coding sequence ATGGCAAATTTAAACAACATTACCGGAGCATTATTGATAGATGCAACCGCAGCATTCCTGAACGGAGCAGGTTTGGGAGTACAGGAAGATAAAAACCGCGTTATCCCTAAGACCTTTAAGGAAAAAGTGAATAACAGATTAGAGGACGTACCTTACGTTTCCGCGCAATCTTGGAGAAGATGGCTTAGGGATACCAGCAATGAAGAAAATGGTTGGAACCCAAGTGAATTAAGAGCCGTGGGAGAAGGTTCTGAAAAAGGAACAACGAATAAAATTTCTACAGAATTAAATCCAATAGAATTTCCGGAAGATGATTTGTTTGGCTATATGAAAGCCGGAGCAAAAGGTGAAGAAAGTGTTCAGAGAACTTCACCCTTCAAATCATCTATTTTAAAAGGCATCAAAAATATGCGCACCATCAATATTGATGAAGCCTTTGTTCACTTGAAAGAGGGAACTCCTTTACCATACTCTACCAAATTTTATTCGGCACATTTAGAAGGATTTTTCAATTTGGAGTATTATCGTTTAGGTGTGTATGATAACCTTGGTAGCAAGCAGGAACTATCTTCTGACATGGTCACGAAGCATACCGATAAGCTGAATCAATCCAGTTTGGGTGTGAAATTTATCCGTTATGAATTGAAAAATGCTGCTGCAAATAGAAATCTTAATGCAGCAGGGTTATTGAAAGGTTTAGCTTACTTGCGAGGTGGGGCAAAGCAAGCAGCTTTCGGGGCGGATGTTTCGCCTAAAGTTTTAATTCTCGCGGGTTTAGAATCTGCTAATCCAATCTTCAATAATTTATTTATAGGAACAGGTGAAAAGCCAATTCTAAATACTGAATTACTACTTGAGTTGTATAACGACTATAAAGACAAATTAGCAACGCCTATTTATGTAGGTTTTAGAAAAGGGTATTTGCAAAATGAAGAAGAGATAATGGAAGAGCTAAAAGAGGGATTTGTATTGGCATCACCAGTTGACATTGTAAATCAATTCAACAAAAAATATTTAACGAATGGATAA
- the cas6 gene encoding CRISPR-associated endoribonuclease Cas6, translated as MKFLIRLEGTGAVAALPINYQYPLSAAIYHILSKGDASYASFLHEYGYGKGFKLFTFSQLNFPFRIEGDRLLMIGHEASFLVSFHLPQAMESFVKGLFQSEEVVIADKKSKAGFKVKSVESLPDPLQNYKEHELVNIIIRPLSPIVAGLMKENGKYDFLPPDDPRFTECLIYNWRNKIATVFDEESAEGALLLMGTVFMKTLPKSRLLTIKADTEAETKIRGWMNFELNVTAERRFVELLLNAGVGVYNSMGCGCVEVMK; from the coding sequence ATGAAATTTTTGATCCGGCTGGAGGGGACAGGCGCAGTTGCCGCCCTGCCTATTAATTATCAATATCCGCTAAGTGCGGCCATTTACCACATCCTTTCAAAGGGTGATGCCTCGTATGCATCCTTCCTACATGAGTATGGGTATGGAAAAGGTTTTAAGTTATTTACGTTCTCTCAACTGAACTTCCCATTTAGAATTGAGGGTGACCGGTTACTGATGATAGGGCACGAAGCAAGCTTTCTGGTGAGTTTTCATTTGCCACAAGCTATGGAAAGCTTTGTGAAAGGACTTTTTCAGAGTGAGGAAGTTGTAATTGCGGATAAGAAATCGAAGGCGGGTTTTAAAGTAAAATCAGTGGAGAGTTTGCCAGATCCTTTGCAGAATTATAAAGAGCATGAACTCGTGAATATTATAATTAGACCTCTGTCCCCCATCGTTGCTGGATTGATGAAAGAGAATGGAAAATATGACTTTCTGCCCCCGGACGATCCTCGGTTTACGGAATGTTTGATTTATAACTGGAGGAATAAGATAGCCACTGTCTTTGATGAAGAAAGCGCAGAAGGTGCCCTGTTGCTAATGGGAACTGTCTTTATGAAAACTCTCCCGAAATCTCGGCTGCTGACAATCAAGGCCGATACGGAAGCGGAAACAAAAATAAGAGGATGGATGAATTTTGAGTTAAACGTGACGGCGGAGCGGCGGTTTGTGGAGTTGTTATTGAATGCCGGGGTTGGGGTGTATAATAGTATGGGATGCGGATGTGTGGAGGTGATGAAATAG
- a CDS encoding malate dehydrogenase, whose product MKVTVVGAGAVGASCAEYIAMKDFASEVVLVDIKEGFAEGKAMDLMQTASLNGFDTKITGTTGDYSKTAGSKVAVITSGIPRKPGMTREELIGINAGIVKEVTENLVKHSPDVIIIVVSNPMDTMAYLVHKTSGLPKHKIIGMGGALDSARFKYRLAEALESPISDVDGMVIAAHSDTGMLPLMSKATRNGVPVSEFLNDEQQAYVIEETKVGGATLTKLLGTSAWYAPGAAVSVMVQAILCDHKKMIPCSLMLDGEYGESDICLGVPAIIGKDGVEKIVEISLTDAEKEKFATAAKAVREVNGDLKF is encoded by the coding sequence ATGAAAGTTACCGTAGTAGGAGCAGGAGCAGTAGGCGCGAGTTGCGCAGAGTACATTGCGATGAAAGATTTCGCCTCAGAAGTGGTTTTAGTTGACATCAAGGAAGGTTTTGCCGAAGGCAAGGCGATGGACCTGATGCAAACCGCTTCGCTGAATGGTTTTGATACCAAGATTACCGGTACCACCGGCGATTACAGCAAGACTGCTGGCTCCAAAGTAGCCGTAATTACCTCCGGGATCCCAAGAAAACCGGGCATGACACGTGAAGAACTCATCGGCATCAACGCGGGAATCGTGAAGGAAGTGACTGAGAACCTGGTGAAGCACTCACCTGATGTGATCATCATCGTGGTATCGAACCCGATGGATACGATGGCTTACCTCGTACATAAGACTTCCGGCTTACCGAAGCACAAGATCATCGGTATGGGCGGTGCGCTCGATTCTGCACGTTTCAAATACCGCCTGGCAGAAGCCCTTGAAAGTCCGATCTCTGATGTGGACGGAATGGTAATCGCTGCGCACAGCGACACCGGTATGCTGCCACTGATGAGCAAGGCGACACGCAACGGCGTTCCTGTATCTGAGTTCCTGAATGATGAGCAACAGGCTTACGTGATAGAAGAGACCAAAGTTGGTGGTGCTACACTTACAAAACTTTTAGGAACTTCAGCCTGGTACGCGCCGGGTGCGGCAGTTTCTGTAATGGTGCAGGCCATCCTTTGCGACCACAAGAAGATGATCCCGTGCTCCCTGATGCTTGATGGTGAATATGGCGAAAGCGATATCTGCCTGGGCGTACCGGCAATCATCGGCAAAGATGGTGTGGAGAAGATCGTAGAGATCAGCCTGACCGACGCTGAGAAAGAAAAATTCGCTACGGCTGCGAAAGCAGTTCGCGAGGTGAACGGCGATCTGAAATTCTAA
- the epsC gene encoding serine O-acetyltransferase EpsC, which produces MSFARQLTEGYRNRKFDIDKRKTEDFMERFFRFIFFLELQRCSEMGEIEARLRQFRAEFEELLISAAGEQSPGADYFFERFPKVYEMLKEDATFIFEHDPAAKSVEEVMFSYPGFFAIAVYRFSHELERMKIPLIPRIWTELAHSRTGIDIHPGATIGRKFFIDHGTGIVIGETTVIGTQVKLYQGVTLGALSVNKDLQHEKRHPTIEDRTVIYANATILGGDTVIGTNSLIGGNVWITESVAPNSVVFHKGLVTVKNKMPVNEPINFII; this is translated from the coding sequence ATGAGCTTTGCACGACAGCTTACCGAAGGTTACCGAAACCGAAAATTCGATATCGACAAGCGAAAGACCGAAGATTTCATGGAGCGCTTCTTCCGCTTCATTTTCTTTCTGGAGTTGCAACGCTGCTCGGAGATGGGTGAGATAGAGGCACGTCTGCGACAATTCCGGGCAGAGTTTGAAGAGCTGCTGATTTCTGCGGCTGGCGAACAATCCCCCGGAGCCGACTATTTCTTTGAACGTTTCCCGAAAGTATATGAAATGCTGAAAGAGGATGCCACGTTTATATTTGAACACGACCCTGCGGCAAAAAGTGTGGAGGAAGTGATGTTTTCTTATCCCGGTTTTTTTGCGATCGCAGTGTACCGCTTCTCACATGAACTCGAGAGAATGAAAATCCCACTCATCCCCCGCATCTGGACCGAACTGGCACATAGCCGAACAGGGATAGACATTCACCCCGGAGCCACCATCGGCCGTAAGTTCTTCATTGATCACGGCACCGGCATCGTGATTGGCGAGACCACCGTCATTGGCACACAGGTAAAACTGTACCAGGGTGTGACGCTAGGCGCATTATCGGTTAACAAAGACCTACAGCACGAAAAAAGACATCCCACCATTGAAGACCGCACGGTAATCTATGCCAATGCCACTATACTTGGCGGCGATACGGTGATCGGCACCAACTCCCTAATCGGTGGTAATGTGTGGATTACAGAAAGTGTGGCACCAAATTCGGTGGTCTTTCACAAAGGACTCGTCACCGTTAAAAATAAAATGCCGGTAAACGAGCCTATTAATTTCATCATCTGA
- the cysK gene encoding cysteine synthase A, translating into MKMNTVLDAIGNTPIVRLQNLFGQHEVWMKLERQNPGGSIKDRIALAMIEKAEKEGKINKDTLIVEPTSGNTGVGLAMVCAVKGYQLILVMPESMSVERRKLMSAYGAKFVLTPRELGTSGAVKKALEMAEDLENVWIPQQFENQANLEIHRQTTAQEILNDFPEGFDYLITGVGTGGHITGVSEILKKEFANLKSYAVEPKDSPVISGGSPGPHPLQGIGAGFIPKVLNTDILDGTIQVEKEEAFAFTKKLAQHEGILAGISTGASLAAIQQKLSEIPEGSRILTFNYDTGERYWSVEGLFGENIFEG; encoded by the coding sequence ATGAAAATGAACACCGTTTTAGACGCCATTGGTAATACCCCCATTGTGCGCCTGCAAAATCTTTTCGGCCAGCACGAAGTCTGGATGAAGCTTGAAAGACAAAACCCGGGCGGCAGCATTAAAGACCGGATCGCATTAGCAATGATTGAAAAAGCCGAGAAAGAAGGCAAAATAAACAAAGACACCCTAATTGTAGAGCCTACCTCGGGTAACACTGGCGTTGGACTCGCGATGGTTTGTGCGGTAAAAGGCTATCAATTGATACTTGTAATGCCGGAGAGCATGAGTGTGGAGCGCCGCAAACTTATGTCGGCTTACGGTGCGAAGTTTGTGCTTACCCCGCGTGAACTCGGCACCTCTGGCGCAGTAAAGAAAGCGCTGGAAATGGCTGAGGACCTCGAAAATGTGTGGATTCCGCAACAGTTTGAAAACCAAGCCAACCTGGAGATACACCGGCAGACGACGGCACAGGAAATCCTGAACGATTTTCCCGAAGGTTTCGATTATTTGATTACCGGTGTAGGTACCGGCGGACATATTACCGGCGTCTCTGAGATCCTGAAAAAAGAGTTCGCAAACCTTAAAAGCTATGCTGTAGAACCTAAGGATTCCCCGGTCATTTCAGGTGGCAGCCCGGGTCCACACCCGCTACAGGGCATTGGCGCGGGCTTTATCCCAAAAGTACTGAACACGGATATTCTTGACGGCACCATCCAGGTAGAGAAGGAAGAAGCTTTCGCTTTCACCAAAAAACTGGCCCAACACGAAGGCATTCTGGCCGGTATTTCCACTGGTGCTTCATTGGCGGCAATTCAGCAGAAACTGTCAGAAATCCCGGAAGGTTCGCGCATCCTCACCTTTAATTACGATACCGGTGAACGGTATTGGTCTGTAGAAGGACTGTTTGGCGAAAACATCTTTGAAGGTTAA